A region from the Agrobacterium cucumeris genome encodes:
- a CDS encoding glycerophosphodiester phosphodiesterase, with translation MTLKLSWLTAQPVAHRGYHDLNKAVWENTLSAFSRAIEAGFAIECDVQLAADSVPVIFHDDDMARLTGIKGDVRERTSGELSMLSIGQTKDRVPTLKQLLALCAGKVPLVIELKGRQGEGVDDGFAEAVLEDLEGYKGHVALMSFDHHLLKDLKAAGSPWPLGLTAEGNKPEDFFKHDEAMQLGLDFISYHWGHLPNSFIEAQRKLGLPVITWTVRDENARETTYKYADQMTFEGFDPRENPSATA, from the coding sequence ATGACACTGAAACTTTCCTGGCTGACGGCGCAGCCCGTCGCCCATCGCGGTTATCATGATCTCAACAAGGCGGTCTGGGAAAACACGCTATCGGCCTTTTCCCGCGCCATCGAGGCCGGGTTTGCCATCGAATGCGACGTGCAGCTGGCAGCCGACAGCGTGCCGGTGATCTTTCACGACGACGACATGGCGCGCCTGACCGGCATCAAGGGCGACGTGCGCGAACGCACCTCCGGCGAACTATCGATGCTTTCCATCGGCCAGACGAAGGATCGTGTTCCGACGCTGAAGCAGCTTCTGGCGCTCTGCGCCGGCAAGGTGCCGCTGGTGATCGAGCTGAAAGGCCGGCAGGGCGAAGGCGTCGATGACGGTTTTGCCGAGGCGGTTCTGGAAGACCTCGAGGGTTACAAGGGCCATGTGGCGCTGATGAGTTTCGACCATCATCTGCTGAAAGACCTGAAGGCTGCGGGTTCCCCCTGGCCGCTGGGTCTGACGGCCGAAGGCAACAAGCCGGAAGACTTCTTCAAACACGACGAAGCGATGCAGCTTGGGCTTGATTTCATCTCCTATCATTGGGGACATCTGCCCAACAGCTTCATCGAGGCGCAAAGAAAACTCGGACTTCCGGTAATTACCTGGACAGTCAGGGATGAAAATGCGCGCGAGACTACCTATAAATATGCGGACCAGATGACATTCGAAGGTTTCGACCCGAGAGAGAACCCCTCCGCCACGGCATGA
- the tsf gene encoding translation elongation factor Ts, which produces MTEITAAMVKELREKSGAGMMDCKKALAETNGDMEAAIDWLRAKGIAKADKKSGRTAAEGLIGVATMGHKAVVVELNSETDFVARNDAFQDLIRGIAQVALTTDGTVEAVSAANYPATGKNVSDSIKDAIATIGENMTLRRSAALEVPHGVVATYVHNAAGDGIGKLGVLVALKSEGDKAVLNSIGRQVAMHIAATNPLAIRAEEVDAAVAERERNVFIEQARESGKPEAIIEKMVDGRMRKFFEEVALLSQAFVINPDITVGAAVKEAEKEAGASIEVTGMVRLLLGEGVEKEESDFAAEVAAVAKG; this is translated from the coding sequence ATGACCGAAATCACAGCCGCAATGGTGAAGGAACTGCGCGAGAAATCCGGCGCAGGCATGATGGACTGCAAGAAGGCTCTTGCTGAAACCAATGGCGACATGGAAGCGGCGATCGACTGGCTGCGCGCCAAGGGCATCGCAAAGGCCGACAAGAAGTCCGGCCGCACGGCTGCCGAAGGTCTGATCGGCGTCGCCACCATGGGTCACAAGGCTGTTGTTGTCGAACTCAACTCCGAGACCGACTTCGTTGCCCGTAACGACGCGTTCCAGGATCTCATCCGCGGTATCGCCCAGGTTGCCCTCACCACCGACGGCACCGTTGAGGCTGTTTCCGCCGCCAACTACCCGGCGACCGGCAAGAACGTTTCCGACAGCATCAAGGACGCCATCGCCACCATCGGTGAAAACATGACGCTGCGCCGTTCCGCAGCGCTTGAAGTTCCGCACGGCGTTGTCGCGACCTACGTTCACAACGCTGCCGGCGACGGCATCGGCAAGCTCGGCGTTCTCGTTGCCCTGAAGTCGGAAGGCGACAAGGCTGTCCTGAACTCGATCGGCCGTCAGGTTGCCATGCACATCGCTGCAACCAACCCGCTCGCCATCCGCGCTGAAGAAGTTGACGCTGCTGTTGCTGAACGCGAACGCAACGTCTTCATCGAACAGGCTCGCGAATCCGGCAAGCCGGAAGCCATCATCGAAAAGATGGTTGATGGCCGCATGCGCAAGTTCTTCGAAGAAGTCGCCCTTCTGTCGCAGGCTTTCGTCATCAACCCCGACATCACTGTCGGCGCTGCCGTCAAGGAAGCTGAAAAGGAAGCTGGCGCTTCCATCGAAGTGACCGGCATGGTTCGTCTTCTCCTCGGCGAAGGCGTCGAGAAGGAAGAAAGCGATTTCGCAGCAGAAGTCGCCGCAGTCGCCAAGGGCTGA
- the rpsB gene encoding 30S ribosomal protein S2 has product MALPDFSMRQLLEAGVHFGHQTHRWNPKMKPYIFGDRNNIHIIDLAQTVPMLSRALQVVSDTVARGGRVLFVGTKRQASEIIADSAKRSAQYYVNSRWLGGMMTNWKTISNSIQRLRKVDEILNSEGSGYSKKERLNLEREREKLEKALGGIRDMGGVPDLMFIIDTNKEKIAIEEAKRLGIPVVAIIDSNCDPDHIDYPIPGNDDASRAISLYCDLIARAAIDGIARQQGASGRDIGAAEEAPIEPALEDEAGA; this is encoded by the coding sequence ATGGCATTGCCCGATTTTTCTATGCGCCAGCTTCTGGAAGCTGGTGTTCACTTCGGCCACCAGACGCACCGCTGGAACCCGAAGATGAAGCCGTACATCTTCGGCGACCGTAACAACATCCACATCATCGATCTGGCTCAGACCGTTCCGATGCTGTCGCGCGCCCTGCAGGTCGTGTCCGACACCGTTGCCCGTGGCGGCCGCGTTCTGTTCGTTGGCACCAAGCGCCAGGCGTCGGAAATCATCGCCGACAGCGCAAAGCGCTCGGCCCAGTATTACGTCAACTCCCGCTGGCTCGGCGGCATGATGACCAACTGGAAGACCATTTCGAACTCGATCCAGCGTCTGCGCAAGGTTGACGAAATCCTCAACTCGGAAGGCTCCGGCTATTCCAAGAAGGAACGCCTGAACCTTGAGCGCGAGCGCGAAAAGCTTGAAAAGGCTCTCGGCGGTATCCGCGATATGGGCGGCGTTCCGGACCTGATGTTCATCATCGACACCAACAAGGAAAAGATCGCGATCGAAGAAGCCAAGCGTCTTGGCATTCCGGTCGTTGCGATCATCGACAGCAACTGCGACCCGGATCACATCGACTACCCGATCCCCGGTAACGACGACGCATCGCGCGCCATCTCGCTTTATTGCGACCTGATCGCCCGCGCTGCCATCGACGGTATCGCACGTCAGCAGGGCGCTTCCGGCCGCGACATCGGCGCTGCCGAAGAAGCTCCGATCGAGCCCGCTCTCGAAGACGAGGCTGGCGCCTGA
- a CDS encoding cell envelope integrity EipB family protein, which produces MFVRTLGFVAATGLMTGLSNAANALPVAVPDLVAHRAVYDLELKDASDRSGIEGMTGRMVYEFTGSACQGYKTDFRFVTQINTGDAVRMTDQQTTTFEDLAAKKFTFETKSYTDDKLDKEVQGAAIDGTDGVKVDLTRPDARQVSLVASEFPTQHMFQVIEHARQGKRIFESRIFDGSDDGDESLITSTLVGKSQTPKDGDADAGKAGDFAKAAFWPVTIAYYNDKTGTDALPIYRMSFKLYENGITRDLTMDYGDFVLTGKLAKLDILKPETCESKPVR; this is translated from the coding sequence ATGTTTGTCAGGACGCTTGGTTTCGTTGCCGCAACAGGGCTTATGACCGGCCTGTCAAACGCCGCCAATGCCTTGCCGGTGGCGGTTCCGGACCTTGTCGCGCACCGCGCAGTCTATGATCTCGAACTCAAGGATGCGTCCGACCGCTCCGGCATCGAGGGCATGACCGGCCGCATGGTCTATGAATTCACCGGCTCGGCCTGTCAGGGTTACAAGACGGATTTCCGCTTCGTGACGCAGATCAACACCGGCGATGCGGTTCGCATGACGGACCAGCAGACCACCACCTTCGAGGATCTGGCCGCAAAGAAATTCACCTTCGAGACCAAGTCCTACACCGACGACAAGCTGGACAAGGAAGTGCAGGGGGCGGCAATCGACGGCACCGACGGCGTGAAGGTCGATTTGACGAGGCCTGATGCCCGCCAGGTCAGTCTTGTCGCCAGCGAGTTCCCGACGCAGCATATGTTTCAGGTCATCGAACATGCCAGGCAGGGAAAGCGAATCTTCGAATCGCGGATTTTCGACGGTTCCGATGATGGCGATGAGAGCCTGATCACCTCGACGCTGGTCGGCAAGTCACAGACCCCGAAGGATGGCGACGCGGACGCCGGCAAGGCGGGTGATTTCGCCAAGGCGGCATTCTGGCCGGTAACGATCGCCTATTACAACGACAAGACCGGCACCGACGCCCTGCCGATCTACCGCATGTCATTCAAGCTTTACGAAAACGGAATCACCCGCGATTTGACGATGGATTACGGCGATTTCGTTCTGACGGGGAAGCTTGCGAAGCTTGATATTCTCAAGCCCGAAACCTGCGAAAGCAAGCCAGTCCGCTGA
- a CDS encoding RidA family protein: protein MSDVIEGRLKELGFTLPVAAAPAANYVPFTISGNLLYVSGQLPMESGKIAVTGLVGRDVDVPGAQRAAELCAVNILAQVKAALNGDLSKIRRVIKLNGFVASVPEFVEQHLVINGASNLLANVLGDAGKHARAAVGMACLPFNAAVEIDAIVEIDA from the coding sequence ATGTCTGATGTCATCGAAGGCCGCCTCAAGGAACTTGGCTTTACGCTTCCCGTAGCCGCAGCACCAGCCGCAAACTACGTTCCCTTCACCATCAGCGGCAATCTGCTTTATGTATCGGGTCAACTGCCGATGGAATCTGGCAAGATTGCGGTGACCGGCCTGGTTGGCCGCGATGTAGACGTGCCAGGCGCCCAGCGCGCCGCCGAATTATGCGCCGTCAACATTCTCGCACAGGTCAAGGCCGCGTTGAATGGCGACCTCTCGAAAATTCGCCGTGTCATCAAGCTGAATGGCTTTGTTGCCTCCGTTCCGGAATTCGTCGAACAGCACCTCGTCATCAACGGCGCCTCCAATCTTCTCGCCAATGTTCTCGGTGATGCCGGCAAGCATGCCCGCGCCGCCGTTGGCATGGCCTGCCTGCCCTTCAATGCCGCCGTCGAGATCGACGCCATCGTGGAAATCGACGCATGA